The Drosophila suzukii chromosome X, CBGP_Dsuzu_IsoJpt1.0, whole genome shotgun sequence DNA window GCAGTTCCTCGTACAGCTCGCCGTAGGAGTAGGTGGTCACATTGCGGGACTGGAAGCGGGAGCGCAGTGGCGGGTCCAGCGGCGTGCCCTTGTACTTGTGTGTGGGCAGACCCAGGGCCACCACACGGAATTGCTCGGAGACGCGCAGCAGTCCCCATTCGTCCAGCTGTTCCCGCGAGTGTTTCTGGAATAAACAAAGGGTGGTTAGCTTGGGATTAGGTCCACACAGGCTGACCCACCTCCAAGAGCTTGTCGTAGCGCTCTGGGGCCATCAGGAACTTGCCGCTCTCCAGGTGCATCTCCCGGTTCTCCAGCAGATTGTTCAGTATGGGCAGCACATTCCGCTCCGCGTGCTCCACTCCGTCCAGCACCAGGACACGACCATTGAGGGCCGCACGCACGGCTCCCTGGTCGTGGTAGATGGCCGCCTTGTCGTGGATCTCGCGTCGCTGCTTCAGGTCGCTCTCGGTGGTGTCCCTGCTCAGGGCCACGTACTCCACCTCGCGCTGTGTGAGCTCTAGGAACTGCATGGCCAGCTGGCGGCGCAGGGGCCCTGGCTGTCCCAGCAGGAACATGTCCTGCCGCAGTGCATCCTTTTGCAGCATCCAGCGCAGGTGGTGCAGGGCCGACTGCGACAGCTGGAGGGTGCCATCCGTAGCGTATTTCACTGGTATTTGGTTGGAGAACAAGGGAGATTTTTAGCTTTTGGTATAtaagtaatttaaaatattaaccaAATGATATAATAATCTCTCCACAAGTACATAGTCATGAAACTTTAGCAGAATTTACGGATAGAcataatatatacatacatatttgcGTCATTGGGTcctatataaaatataaactatTCTCTATAGGATAATCATAAAAagtaaaatctaaaaaaaatgtgcaacccatattaatattttacaaaaagTCATTTAGGCTTAAACGAAAAATTATTTCATAACGTGACTAACGAGATAACTTACAGGGGTATGTTCTGTGGCATTAGgaaatttataaatacatttaacATTTTACAAAATCTACATAGAGGAATAATACATCTTTGCTTCATTAGACCCTACATAAAATATACTGTCTTATCAATGTAATAAGAAAGAAACATTTAAACTCTTAAAGACAGTTTTATTTTGAACATAAAATCTAATAGAATTTCCTTGATGATTCTTAAAATCACATAAACAAATGTATAAGAGCCTGTACGCAAATTTTGCAAGTCCAACTGCCAAATGTTGGCTATTTCATAAAAACATGATCAAACTCTTTATATATAGTTCGAAAAACAAATTTGGAGTGGGTTTAGGATCTGTTTGGAGCAAATATCACCGGTTAGGTGAAAAGACAGCTATAAAGTGTTTACTGATAATATGATCTAGGCTTTTCTTCTATCGAGAGTTAACCATCGGAGTTATCCCTTTTTGGCATTCGACTTGTTTTTTCCCTTTTTCCTATTGGGTGGCTGCTTTGGATTCGCCTTGCACTCGATGATCCCTGTTTGGGCGATGCGCAACTCCATCCGCTCGGTGGCGAAGCCTCTGCGCTTGCCCAGTTCGGAGAGTCCGACGATGAAGTCCCTGATCTTGGCGTCCTTCACCAGGAGAATCGTGGGCAGCTGCTGCATGAGCAGCCGGCGGGTGAGAAACGGTGCGTTGGCCGAGTCCATCTTGCAGAACCTGGCCTCCATGTGCTTGGGTGCCAGGATCTCCAGGTGCCGGTCCACGATCCTGCACTGCTTGTTGTCGACGCCATAGAAGTGGCACACAAAGTCCCGCGACTTCTTCGTCATCTTGAAGAACTCCTTTTCATCGACCAGCTCCGTGTATTGCCCATGGCTGTTCTTGATCCACTCCCGCTGCTTCTTTTCGGTTACTTCCTTCATTTCTGTGGGGTTGTCCTTCAATAGCCAGTCGATGCAGCTGGTTCTCTAGAAGATCAGTGTCTTATTCGCTCTCGGTGTTGTCCTTGTTTTTCGTACttgttgttttaattttacagATTCTATGTTTACTTTACTTTGAGACGCTGGAATCAAGTCTGACTTGTCGAAATCTTATATTTTAAGACTTTTATGTCCATAGGTATTAGGTAACTTGGATcttcaaatttaatttccctttttaaaatacttttttatatggtttctatatgttaaATCAAAAGGACCTATCAGATAAGTATCTTAACGATTATTAAACTGTTACATaggaatatatatttataaatcatTGCGAGATAACATTGTATTTCTGTTTTCATGATATTGATATTCCTATATTCTTTCTGATAAGATATTTAAGTGATATTGTACCATATGATTGGAAGATAACTTTATCTTTATGAATACAGCCATATGTTATGACTTTGATATTTTCTAAAAACTGTTAAGATGATAAGATATAGTAATCcgataaatgtttttttgcgATCAGGAAATAAATTATGGATTATTTGTCTTACTACCTCAAGGATGATCAATGACATGATACAATGGGGAAATGGCCTGAATCTGCAGGGCGCACGGAGATAGAGATACCTAGTTGACCTTTGTACTGGCCGGAGATCTTGGTCTACCGGAGTCACCATTCCCGTCCCCATGCTCACCGTATTGCTGCGGCACCAGCTGCGGATCCTTGGGCCTGCGCAGCCGCACGCTCACATCGCCGATGGTCAGGCTGTCGTCCTCCGGATCCTTTCCAGACGCCGTGCTCGCCCAGCTTCGCCGCCACATCCCGCCGTTCCGGAGGCTGTGACGCAACAGGTGGCCGTGGTGGGTTTGCAGGAGGTTGGCCAGCATGGCCGTAGCTGAGGGGGGTTCGGTGGGGCCTTAGTGGGACAACTTAAATCGGGCTGGAGCACCGAAAAATAGGTTGTTTTTACCGGATTTATTTGGCTAAAACGGCGGCGGTCCGCGCGTGTTTACCAGAACAGTGCTGCCCATGGGCAGAACAGCTGATGGGACAGTGCTGCCCTTTCACGGTTTGAGTCTCCGCTTAGCCGAAGAATAAAAGAACACCCTTGTTGTGGGTATTTTTAGGCCATCCAACTACGGTCACATTGGCAGAAACGAATAACGCAATTGGAAGCCTTTTTAACATTTAGTGATTTTTACCTATTTAACTGCAAATTAGCTAGTTTAAAATGACCACAGCAGCGCGACCGACCTTTGACCCCGCCCGCGGAGGCTCCGGTCGCGGCGAGAAGGACCTGAGTGCGCTGAGCAAGCAGTACTCCAGTCGCGATTTGCCAGGCCACACCAAGCTGAAATACAGGTAGTATTCGCTAAAGGCGATTATTGGGTAATCGAGGGACTAACTCGCATATGTTTCGCTTCAGGGAGACGGGCCAGGGCACCAGCGAGGAGATCCGCAACCGGGACTTCCGCAAGGAGCTGGAGGAGCGCGAGCGCGAGGCCCGTTCCGGACCAGGAGCCACTTCCTCTTCCGGGAAGGCTCTGCCCTCCATTGTGCGCAAGGCCATCGAGGCGAACAATGCGGGAGGAGGCGCCGTCGCTGCAAAGCGGGCCAAACCCGATGtcctgcagcagcagcagcagttgcaGCAACAGCAGGCCGCCAATCTGGACGCCGATGAGCCGCTGGACAACGACAGCTCCGACTCGGACAGCGATTCGGATGACGACGATGCCGCCCTGCTGGCCGAGCTGCAGAAGATCAAGCAGGAGCGCCTCCAGGAGACGGCCCGCCGCGAGTCGGAGAAGAAGCAGGAGGACGAGCGCATTCGCATGGAGAACATCCTCTCGGGCAATCCGCTGATCAACTACGAACCCGGCACCGCCGCCTCAGCCGCCGGACGTGCCTCCGGCCTGGGCGGCGACCTTAAGATTAAGCGCCGCTGGGACGACGACGTCGTGTTCAAGAACTGCGCCCGCTCTGCTCCCGAAAAGAAGACCCACTTCGTCAACGACGCCCTGCGCTCCGATTTCCACAAGAAGTTCATGGACAAGTACATCAAGTAGGCGTCTTAGGATTCGCTTTAAGATTTAAGCGCTTTTTTGTAATAGTTTAAGTAAACCAATTGTCAACTTTTTTTGGCCTTCCGCCTGACCATTAAAATTCGCATTTTGTAAGCATAGTTTGTATCGGGTTTAGTACGGAAAGTGGTCCAGATCATGGGCAAAGCATATCTTAAATCATATCTATGGATGTAGAAATATTGTTCTTAATCTATTCTTATGGCccacattgattttaaatgcattttttaaGATAACAGGATTCATTTCGTGCATATTTGAAAAGAGATTTGGTCATTGTAATGCTCCATAAAAGAGATTTATTTTGGTACGTATTTAAATCGAAAAAATCTCTATAAAACattcaaaattaaacaaattttttgagCTCTGTTGCCTTTTGGCTTTGGTATAGGACAATACTTCTCTGTGGACAgcatacattttaattgccTTTTTCAAAAAGTTCCCATATTAAGAGTCATTCTACAAATTCCACCaatttcatttagtttttgaATGTTTCTACTTTATTTCACAACATTGTAAATCTCCTTAAGGACTTGTGTTCAGTACGATCGAACGTCATTACCTTTCGGCCTAGTAATATACAAATGGCTTAGATAAAGGTTTACAGGGCTaccttttcttttattatcTTGCCAGTCTTCTTAAATTGCTGAGGTCGACTTTATTTGGGGAATAGGTACGCTTCCCTCGGGCTGTGACCCAATGACTGGGGGCTGACCGCGAGTGCGAGTCCGAGTGCGAAGGGCAGGAACCCTAACCAAAGTGTGAAACCGCAAAAAACATCGGTAGCCCGTCGAGGgacaacagcagcagccaccagaGGCGGCGGACCAGGATGTCAGGGGGGGTGAGGGTCGGAAGGGGCACGGGGGCAGCAGCGGTTACGTGAGCGCACGAAGAAAAGCCCAAGAAGCTCAAGACCAAGCCCAGGAAGCCCAATGCCCAATGCCCAATCATCGTGGCGATCATCGCAAGGGCAATTGTCGCTGCTGATGAGGCACGAAGCAAAATCAATTTGCCCCAAGGAGCCGGGCCAAGCAAGCGCaaaataacttggtcaattaCGCCGACCCAAGCAGCCCTGCAACACGGTTAGAAAAATCTGATGAACCAAAAATATGCAATATTGAAGAGATATGTCAAATTTGAAGAGAAGAATTCCATTTTTTATAATCGGAAAAAATCCATAGTGAATAAATAATTCCATTTAAGAACAACTAATAAATAATGAACAATAAAATTATGAGTTATTCATAGACATCTTAAGTTTAGTACCACGACTATGTATTATAAAATAGGAATGCttcttaaaattataaaatatgtatttaataTCGAATGAAATTTAAAAGTGGACGTAAGGAAATGTAATATTCTATCATTTCTGATCAAAGCTCTTTTATATACGATTTTCGCTCAGTGCAGCTGCGGCAACAGCGAATGCAAATCATCTGGAGGATCTGGATTTCCACGCCTCTTTAATGCCCCGCACGCGGCCTGCGCCATCTGAGGATCTGAACTCCGACTTTGTCAATGAGCCCACGTTCCGACTCCGAATCGGACCTCTATATATGTGTATGAACCCATCTTGCCGCTGGCAGGGATCAGCAACTGGTCGCGACCCCGCTCCCAAAAGTTGACGAACGCTCAATTTTACGCTAATTCGATCAGaatcaaaatcaaacaaaattaTCCTGTCCACAGTCGGCAAAAGCGATGATGATCTTCTTACATTGGCCAACATGGTTGGGATATGTGATTATAGacttgttttaaaattatctaCAATAAGTACGAAAAGTAGTTAAAATTGAATGTATAACATAAGTATTATTacaattatattataatagCTGTCTGTGACTCTAAGCAAATATGCGATAAAAAACAATAGAcatattcaaaatcaagaaaTCTATTTCTGGCCTTAAGATAATAAGTTTTAAAGGATTTTATGATACTTTTTGAATTACAATAAGGGTATAGTTGTATGTCCAATACATTagttttccaaattttttcaaaatcctTTTAGATCTAAATAGAAATATCTCAAGATATTAATAGGCTGTGTTCTCCAGTGCTTGGATTGTGATTGACAATAATGATTGGGAGTATCGCATCGCTGTGATGACGCTGCTAATGCTAATGATAATCATGATGATTGTTGTTATTACGCTGCCTGTGCTTCTGATTCTGTCCTACGTCCGATGTCCGAAGTCTGGAGCTCTGCAGTTTGCCGTCCTCCTACGGTGGCAGTGAAAATGCCGAAACCCCGACCCCCACTGAGCATAATTTATTTCCTGTTTGGCATTATGCATCCCCATTATTTGTGCATTCATCAAGAGACGGGTCCGGGTTCGAGTTCGGAGCCAATCTGCATTcaagttgttgctgctgcacaGGGAGAAAATCCccaaaatttgttttataatataattgCAGAagtataaagaaaatatttagaTGGCCTATTAAAAGAAACTATTGTGGcgcataataaaaaaaatttcgccttggttttgtaaaaataaaagtaaattctaaaaaaaattaaaaacataaaaagcCAAGTCCCAAAATAACTTAGAATAAGTAGATATATAACTCTGCATGTTAATatatctataaaaaaaaatctataataATCATAATCATGGTATTTGCGTAGTCGAGGTCCTTAGTTCTTAGTGTTATTAGATTTGTGGATCATACTGACATTATacaaatataaacaaaatatataaagaaacaCAAGGCTTTAGAAATTGATTTTCGATGGGACTGAAACTAACGAGCTTTTCGCTCAGTGTGatctgatgttgctgctgcacttTTCGGTAGTCGCCGCGCGCTAAATTGTGGCCACCGAACGAGGGCCAAGTCAAGACTGGAACTGGAACTGGAACCTGGTCCTCTGGCAACTGGCCACTGGGCAATGGCCACTGGCAGTGCCACTTCCActtccacatccacatccacttccattgccactgccactgccactgccacGGCCTATCAATTGTCAGCAATTTCGCAACTGCATAAACTTGAAAAGAGCGCAAAAAACGCGAATAACTACAGACAAACCAGCGACCAACTGCATAAATATGGCGACTGGCCGACGGAAATGGCCGTCGCGGTTGCAAGTGACAAATAGCCGGGGTTAAGCGGGGGCATCAGCGGGTTAAGGGGCATCAGGGGTTAAGGGGCAAGGGGCTAAAGGGTTGAGGGTTAAGGAGGACGGGGGAACTGAACCAGTTGACCACCAAATAAAGACCGCGAACATATGTTTTTCTGGCCGGCGAGAATATGGCCAACACCAAAAGGAGGCTGGGCCTTCGATTTGACCCCGAAAAATTATTGGGAGTGGTGTGGGATCGGAAGAAATGTTAACCAtctattataatatatatatatattaatatataatataatataatcgTTTTTTACAAGTACTGATAAGGACCACTTGGGGAGCCCCAACATACCTTAAAAAAATGGTGGtgataagaaatattttaaggaTCATTCAAATAGATTTCGCTATGCATTGATTCCTAGTTTTGAGTGGAGTGGATAGCTTTATATACATAGAAGATTTACCTAAACTAAATCCAAATAGGTAATCAGAACTTTATGATTATTTTAACTATGGTTAGATGGGGTATACCAAACTTTATAGATTAAAGAGGTATATTAATTAATACCTTTACGAAATGAAATTCTAGTGGATATATAAATATCCCACTTAGGCTTTTTCAGTCCTACCAAATATTTAGTTTTCATTTAAGACAGGAAACAACCAAACTCCCATCCTCGCACAATTATTTGTATCAGTTTTCACTTCAGACAGGAGCAACATGAATTGCActtgcaacagcaacatcggcACACAGTAGCAACACGACCCGAGGTGGCGACACTTTATTTAGCTTTAAACTTTTATGGAATGCAGATTTCACTCAGCTGTTGCTCCTGGTGTCGATGGGATGTCCTGGGACCAGGATGGGACGACCTGAGAGCTGCTAGCTGGCCAGGATTCTCGGGGATGCAACTGCAAACTGCAACTGATGCTGCATAATTTAGTTGGCCAATTTACACTGCAACCGTTGGCCACTGAGTGCAACCGGAAATGCAGGCAGCCAATACAGCCACCCAAAAGGCCAAAGCATTTTTGTGGCCTTTTCCGGAGGAAAGTCGAGTGTGTTTGggtgtgtttttattttcatccattttcatttttttcacaTTTGGGGTCGACCGCCTGCACTTGACATATTTACTCGCAATGGCCGTTTGTAAATCGCCCCTGCCCGAAAAGGATTCTGGGTTCAGGGGTCAAAAGAGGCAATCAGTTGGCGTTTATTTAGCAGGGCTAATGTAGAGGGTGAATGCTTAATGCATTTAGAAGGTATAAATTCGGGGTTTTAAAATTAAGAGTTTGATTAGAAGCGAACGTACTTAGGCAAGTCAATTTAAATCAAGTATTAGTATTTTATACAAAGCTATCTTATACTATCTTAAGCTTATCTAGGATATATGCTCCTACATGATAGGTTAGTAtatatcttttatttttccttCTAGAAAAAAGGTAATTTCATTAACCTTCCTGCCTTGTTTCAGTAAATAATCGACCTAGCCCATCTTTTCCCCTTTTTCTTATGTCACAGCCATGCGAATCTTGTGTGGTGACCTCTCAATCAGGAAATGCAACAATAACAGGGTCTGAGATCTGAGAACTGATGGGGGTTTTCGCCCGTTGATAAAACTCCAGAGCCAACTAATTCCAAGTGGTGGCTAACacgattaaaaacaaatttcacCTACGCACAATCTCCCATGAAGTTCGCCGTCTGCCATTCCATTAACTCTCTAGGATTGTAagtgcactgagaaaaatataTAGGTAAGTAAAAGGTGGGAtcttaaatttagaaaatcaaatcaaatcaaaatgcaattttttgaaaattcaaatttgcTGTTCTGGAAAACTTTGAAATTCCCAACAACTAAGTAATCGCGTCGTTCGAATTCCATAGGGCGTTATATTCCATTTTACCCCAAAGGCTACTTATTATTCCCAACTAGTTCTAGCCAAAAATTTACGAACTAGGTCACCACTAATTCGTCCTTATTGTGTTTCTTTTCTTTATGAGGAAAGGAAACCGCCATAAAACTCATAAAATCACTTATTTCGGAGTTGACCAACTGACCCCAACTTCCGGTCACCCTTTTTTTGTCGAGTGTACTCCACTTACGCACACATGGCGGCATTTGGCGGACGTGGGGCAGACGCATATTTCCGCAGAGAGAGAGGCGCTGGACCGAGACCAAAACCGAAACCAAAACCAAATCCAAATCCCAGCCCAGAATGTAAGGACAGGACATCGATGGGCCATTGACTGGCCGCTAATGCTAATGCTTGAGCAACTCCAGCAACAGGTGGGCCGGGATGGGGATTAGGATGATGTGGGAGGAGGATCTGGTGGTCCACCGGAAATGCGGATGCACCAGAGCGCCGCCAGGAGCGAAGGTGAGCAAAAACTAAAAGCTCATTTGCAGCTACTTCCGCTGCTAAATGAAAATGCATTTCCTGCTTGGAAAAGCGTTTAAGGTCAATAATGCTGGGTGGCTGGCTGACTGGCTAACTGGCTAACTGGCTGGCTGAATGGGTGGTGCAGTCACCCACTTTCCCATTTCCCCACTTACCCATTTTCCCACCAGGTGGTGCAGCCAGACTCTTGTGTTGTCTGTGACAGCaaatttttatgcaaaatgtTGCGACATCTGTAAATGATTTGCTGCCATTAGAAGATGGAGCGTATGGAGATTCAGGAGCCTAGCCCCAGGCCAtcgcatccacatccacaaCTCCCTCTTTTGGTCAGCTAACTACTTCCTTTGCCTGGCCAACACTTCCGGCCAACGGCAAAAGTCACCGAATGCTGTGGGCACCGGCATCCTCCAGGCTCCTGTCCAGTTTCGTCCTGGCCAACAGGAGATGGAGATGTGTTCCGCAATTGGAGCTGCAGCTGGAGGCGGAGCGGGAGGAGCTGGAGATGCCGATTCAGATgcagattcagattcagatacAGATTCGGACTCAGAGGCAGAGAAACCCGTGTGCCAGCCGCAAAATGCGTTCCAGTCGCATCTTCCGGACTGAAAGGGGGTCCAAGAAAAAATGGCAAAGGCCTACGGAGCCAGATTCTCGACAATGACTACGGAATACGCTTTTTAAGTAATTGCAAGCACtctaaaattatatatctaaAGAGCCTCGGAAAAGCAGAGATCTTAGTTCCTAAATTAACAGATCTAGCCTTAAATACACCTTGGGGTTAAAAATAGGTAGTAGGCTTTTAGACAAAAATACCCATATTTTGTGCAGTTTTTCAATCATAACTAGGTCAAAACGAGGCGCACAGCTGAAAGACTAACTGTttcgagcagctaacaacctaGGCTTCCGATCCCCATCACGTtccgggaaatttattttttgacaaaatttcacattttttgtaaggggtctatttctatttctatttttgcgaaaatcggtcagaaattaaagttttcgggtttgaatgccaattgattgggaatttaattacgagctcatcgaggtatgacattccatatTCCGACTATATTTCGCAATATGATTGCCAAAAAACCTAGTTTgcttgggtcaaaaaataggAAGAAGGATTTCAGACAAAAATACCACTATTTTTTGCAGTTTTTTAGTCGTATCTTGGTCAAAACGAGGCGCATAGCTAAAAGACTAACTGTttcgagcagctaacaacctaGGCTTCCGATCTCAACCACATTCCgcgaaatttattttttgacccaatttcacATTTTTGACAAGGGGTAACATcgtctatttttgcgaaaatcggtcaaaatttaaagttttcgGGTCTGAATGCCAATagattgggaatttaattacgagctcatcgaggtatgacattccatatTCCGACTACATTTCGCAATATGATTGCCAAAAAACCTAGTTTGTGTGGGTCAAAAAATAGGAAGAaggattttagtcaaaaataccaTTATTTTTTGCAGTTTTTCAGTCGTATCTTGGTCAAAGCGAGGCGCACAGCTAAAAGACtaactgttttgagcagctaacaacctaGGCTTCCGATCTCAACCACATtccgggaaatttattttttgacccaatttcacattttttataaggggcaacatcgtctatttttgcgaaaatcggtcaaaaattaaagtttccgcgtttgaatgccaatcgattgggaatttaattacgagctcaacgaggtatgacattccccATTCCGACTTTATTTTGCAAAACGATTGCCAAAAAACCTAGTTTgtttgggtcaaaaaatagatTGAAGGATTTCAGACCAAAATACCATTATTTTGTGCAGCTTTTTAGTCGTATCTTGGTCAAAACAAGGCGCACAGCTAAAAGACtaactgttttgagcagctaacaacctaGGCTTTTGATCCCCATCACCTtccgggaaatttattttttgaccaaaattcACATTTTTGACAAGGGGTAACATcgtctatttttgcgaaaatcggtcagaaattaaagttttcgggtttgaatgccaatcgattgggaatttaattacgagctcagCGAGGTATggttttgagcagctaacagcctatgtttttattataacatttttttattttataacattttaaaagtaGTCGACCTAGACTAATAATTTCTAAAATATATGATGATAATATTCTAatttctaaaatattagggcgaATATTTTTTGGTTGTACAAACAATTAAGTGTAATTATAATAAacttattaaaatttataaaattgtccATTCAATTTACTTCATTTAGATACCATAAACATGAAGGCTACATTCAATAGAGTGTTTTTGTTGGGGTCTCTTTTCTGTGGATTTTTCACAGCCCAGGGGTCTCACTAGAAACTGCAGCCCCTTTTCCAAGGGGCTTTTCCTTCGGCCGGCACCGGCAGC harbors:
- the c12.1 gene encoding protein CWC15 homolog; this translates as MTTAARPTFDPARGGSGRGEKDLSALSKQYSSRDLPGHTKLKYRETGQGTSEEIRNRDFRKELEEREREARSGPGATSSSGKALPSIVRKAIEANNAGGGAVAAKRAKPDVLQQQQQLQQQQAANLDADEPLDNDSSDSDSDSDDDDAALLAELQKIKQERLQETARRESEKKQEDERIRMENILSGNPLINYEPGTAASAAGRASGLGGDLKIKRRWDDDVVFKNCARSAPEKKTHFVNDALRSDFHKKFMDKYIK